Proteins encoded by one window of Candidatus Eisenbacteria bacterium:
- a CDS encoding nitrilase-related carbon-nitrogen hydrolase yields MPRLVRCGLIQASNAVHPSQPIPDIKKAMIEKHLPLIAEAKKKGVKILCLQEIFNGPYFPAEQNARWYESSEKIPDGPTVSMMMEIAKKNGMALIVPIYEEEMAGVYYNTAAVIDADGKYLGKYRKNHIPHLGGFWEKFYFKPGNLGYPVFETAFAKVGVYICYDRHFPEGARLLGLNGAEIIFNPSATIAGLSEYLWELEQPAHAVANGYFLGAINRVGTEEPWKVGEFYGKSYFCDPRGKILAQGTRDKDELIVADLDLDVIREVRNLWQFYRDRRPETYEDITRLLP; encoded by the coding sequence ATGCCAAGATTGGTTCGCTGTGGACTTATCCAGGCCTCCAACGCCGTCCACCCTTCCCAGCCTATCCCGGACATAAAGAAAGCAATGATTGAGAAACACCTCCCCCTGATAGCCGAAGCCAAGAAAAAGGGAGTCAAAATACTCTGCCTGCAGGAGATCTTCAACGGCCCCTACTTCCCTGCCGAGCAGAATGCAAGGTGGTATGAATCCAGTGAGAAGATTCCGGATGGACCGACCGTCTCCATGATGATGGAAATCGCGAAGAAGAACGGAATGGCGCTGATAGTTCCCATATATGAAGAGGAAATGGCAGGGGTTTACTACAACACCGCTGCAGTGATCGACGCAGACGGCAAGTATCTTGGAAAGTACAGAAAAAACCACATTCCACACCTCGGTGGTTTCTGGGAGAAGTTCTATTTCAAACCCGGGAACCTCGGCTATCCGGTCTTTGAAACCGCGTTTGCGAAGGTTGGAGTTTACATCTGCTACGACAGGCATTTCCCCGAGGGAGCCAGATTGTTGGGCTTGAACGGAGCAGAGATCATTTTCAACCCTTCTGCCACAATAGCAGGGCTCTCGGAATACCTGTGGGAGCTCGAGCAGCCAGCACATGCAGTTGCAAACGGCTATTTTCTTGGGGCGATAAACAGAGTTGGAACAGAGGAGCCGTGGAAGGTTGGCGAGTTTTATGGAAAGAGCTACTTCTGCGATCCAAGGGGAAAGATACTCGCCCAGGGCACAAGGGACAAGGACGAGCTCATAGTTGCAGACCTTGATCTTGATGTGATCCGCGAGGTAAGGAACCTTTGGCAGTTCTACAGGGACAGAAGGCCTGAAACGTACGAAGACATAACGAGGTTATTGCCATGA